The proteins below come from a single Bacillus horti genomic window:
- a CDS encoding MBL fold metallo-hydrolase, with translation MDITLLGTGNAVAGKDRENTYLLVEHEEHAMMIDVGGNPLRRLKQFDVPQAKIDAVFFTHFHIDHIFGLPSLLWGMWLEGRRKKLTIYCSKTDQKRLEQYLDVMQVKEWPIQFEIDIQTYDAGQREHISWSASTGLEVKTIPAIHSAPTAGLEFRLDGHVTVYSADTMINEQIKQYEWIDLLIHEATSADEHLDNHSSLTEVVEAYNVKEKVGQLVLVHLDDEQPYEKTVEAMPAMIQQKCTIGYDGLQLRLR, from the coding sequence ATGGATATTACATTGCTAGGAACAGGTAACGCTGTGGCAGGAAAGGATCGGGAAAATACGTATCTACTAGTTGAGCATGAGGAGCATGCTATGATGATAGATGTGGGCGGTAATCCCTTGAGGCGTTTAAAGCAGTTTGATGTTCCTCAAGCGAAAATAGACGCTGTCTTCTTCACTCATTTTCATATTGATCATATCTTTGGACTACCTTCTTTGCTATGGGGAATGTGGCTAGAGGGTAGAAGGAAAAAATTGACCATTTATTGCTCTAAGACTGATCAAAAGCGTTTGGAGCAGTATCTTGACGTTATGCAGGTTAAAGAATGGCCCATACAATTTGAAATTGATATTCAGACCTATGATGCTGGACAAAGGGAACATATTTCTTGGAGCGCTTCTACTGGCTTAGAGGTAAAAACAATCCCAGCTATACATTCCGCACCAACAGCAGGATTGGAGTTCCGTTTGGATGGACACGTAACGGTTTACTCTGCTGACACGATGATTAACGAGCAGATTAAGCAGTATGAATGGATAGATCTCCTGATTCATGAAGCAACGTCAGCCGATGAGCACTTGGATAACCACTCTAGCTTAACTGAGGTTGTAGAGGCTTATAATGTAAAGGAAAAGGTGGGTCAATTAGTTCTGGTTCATCTAGATGACGAACAGCCATATGAAAAGACGGTAGAGGCAATGCCTGCTATGATTCAGCAAAAATGCACGATAGGCTATGATGGTTTACAGCTTCGTTTACGCTAA
- a CDS encoding carbohydrate ABC transporter permease, whose product MNKWINRMVVVLLAVVFAVPLIWTIVTSLTPSREITQRVNPFWTANPTFENYINAWNSAPFLTYYYNTLVIVLGILLVQLFTITLASYAFARVNFWGKNVIFIIFLTQLMIPPDILIFPNYTIMQQLGLVDTKLAVMLPYWASAFGVFLLRQTFKQVPYDLEEAARIDGCRWWQTLWHVYIPAAKPTYIAFALVSISTHWSNFMWPLIVTDTVNSRPLTVGMALFAQSYETGAQWGTVTAATIMVIFPVLLAFLIFQRQFVTSFMHSGIK is encoded by the coding sequence ATGAATAAATGGATAAATAGAATGGTTGTTGTTCTGCTTGCCGTTGTGTTTGCTGTCCCTCTAATATGGACAATTGTTACTTCATTAACCCCATCTAGGGAGATTACCCAGAGGGTTAACCCTTTTTGGACGGCAAATCCTACCTTTGAAAACTATATTAATGCTTGGAACTCGGCTCCATTCTTAACTTACTATTACAATACGCTTGTGATCGTGCTTGGGATTTTACTTGTGCAGCTTTTTACCATTACACTTGCGTCCTATGCGTTTGCTCGTGTGAACTTTTGGGGTAAAAATGTGATCTTTATTATCTTTCTCACTCAGCTAATGATTCCACCGGATATTCTTATTTTCCCTAACTATACGATCATGCAGCAGCTAGGCTTGGTCGATACGAAGCTAGCTGTTATGCTTCCGTACTGGGCTTCTGCTTTTGGTGTCTTTCTTTTACGTCAAACATTTAAGCAGGTCCCTTATGATTTGGAGGAGGCAGCTCGAATCGACGGCTGTCGCTGGTGGCAGACGCTGTGGCATGTGTATATCCCGGCCGCAAAGCCAACGTATATTGCCTTTGCTTTAGTATCAATCAGTACACATTGGAGCAATTTTATGTGGCCATTAATTGTTACAGATACAGTGAATAGTCGTCCGTTAACGGTAGGGATGGCATTGTTCGCTCAATCCTATGAAACGGGTGCCCAATGGGGGACGGTAACAGCGGCCACCATTATGGTTATTTTTCCGGTGCTACTAGCCTTCCTTATTTTTCAACGTCAGTTTGTGACTAGCTTTATGCACTCGGGGATAAAGTAG
- a CDS encoding carbohydrate ABC transporter permease, whose protein sequence is MFGYMLLLPSLIFLGLFTFYPAIKSMYLSLFETSIVQSNFVGLAQYKAVFGDHVFRKVMWNNAIFAIGTVPTSIFLAMYLAIWVNGKLRVNSLLRTSFFYPTIIPMIAIANIWLFIYTPQYGLLDKFLQLANVSGVNWLGDPAWVMFSMIVMMVWKEAGFFMIFYLAGLQNLPSDVYEAAKLEGAKPFQIFRHITFPLLMPTTLFVLIIAFTNSFKMVDHLYIMTKGGPDNASNLLLYYIYETAFSFWDMGKAAALTVILLVILLVVAIVNYVFIDKRIHY, encoded by the coding sequence ATGTTTGGTTATATGCTACTGTTACCGTCTTTAATTTTTCTAGGATTGTTTACGTTTTATCCTGCAATCAAGTCGATGTACTTAAGCCTTTTTGAGACAAGTATAGTGCAATCTAATTTTGTCGGTCTGGCTCAATATAAAGCGGTGTTTGGAGATCATGTTTTTCGTAAGGTTATGTGGAACAATGCGATTTTTGCTATCGGGACTGTGCCGACAAGTATCTTTTTAGCGATGTACTTAGCGATTTGGGTTAATGGAAAGCTTAGGGTGAACAGCCTATTACGTACTTCCTTTTTCTACCCAACGATTATTCCTATGATTGCTATTGCTAACATCTGGTTGTTTATTTACACACCTCAATATGGGCTGTTGGATAAATTCCTGCAGCTAGCAAACGTCTCGGGTGTGAATTGGTTAGGCGACCCTGCATGGGTCATGTTTTCTATGATTGTGATGATGGTTTGGAAGGAGGCTGGCTTCTTTATGATTTTTTACCTTGCCGGGCTGCAAAACCTCCCTTCGGATGTGTATGAAGCAGCGAAGCTTGAAGGAGCCAAGCCCTTTCAGATTTTCAGACATATCACCTTTCCGTTATTGATGCCGACCACTTTGTTTGTATTGATCATCGCTTTTACCAATTCCTTTAAGATGGTGGATCATTTATACATCATGACTAAGGGTGGACCAGATAATGCTAGTAATCTATTACTCTATTATATCTATGAAACAGCGTTCAGCTTTTGGGATATGGGGAAAGCGGCTGCATTAACCGTTATTTTACTCGTTATTCTATTAGTTGTAGCGATTGTGAATTACGTGTTTATAGATAAACGAATCCATTATTAG
- a CDS encoding ABC transporter substrate-binding protein: MMKKAIIVLVLFTLALAGCSTGSSSQSGQVELEFYFPVAVGGPITKIVDDMVAEFHEQHEDIKVTPIFAGSYAETMTKVLTAVQGNNSPDLGVLFSIDLHTLLSLDAIEKLNPHFEQSYLNDFFPGFMSNSQIGEDVWSIPFQRSTIVLYYNKDAFREAGLDPEQPPTNWDELLAYSEQLTENGRWGLEIPSTGYQYWMFQALALQASGGQNIMSADGTEVYFDTPENLEALEFYVDLGSKHNVMPQGIIEWATVPSDFISGNTAMMFHTTGNLTRVKEEADFEFGVAYLPAKKDHGTPTGGGNIYMFKDIPDENKEAAVKFIEFLTEPARVAQWSMDTGYVATRQSAYDTDELQSYVDEFPEAKVALDQLEYADSELSTFENGRVQKILNDALQAALTGSISPEEALKRAQNEADEVLKSYQD, from the coding sequence ATGATGAAAAAAGCAATCATTGTCTTAGTACTATTTACATTAGCTTTAGCTGGCTGCAGTACAGGGTCGAGTAGTCAATCGGGGCAAGTTGAGCTTGAATTTTACTTTCCAGTAGCGGTGGGTGGACCGATTACAAAAATCGTAGATGATATGGTCGCCGAGTTTCACGAGCAGCATGAGGACATTAAGGTCACCCCTATTTTTGCCGGAAGCTATGCTGAAACGATGACAAAGGTTTTGACGGCTGTACAAGGGAATAACTCTCCTGACTTAGGAGTTCTATTTTCTATAGATTTGCACACTTTGCTTTCATTAGATGCTATTGAAAAATTAAATCCACACTTCGAGCAAAGCTATTTAAATGATTTCTTTCCAGGGTTTATGTCTAACTCTCAAATTGGAGAAGATGTTTGGAGTATTCCTTTCCAAAGAAGTACGATTGTTCTTTATTACAACAAGGATGCCTTTAGAGAAGCAGGTCTTGATCCAGAGCAGCCTCCTACAAACTGGGACGAGCTCTTAGCCTACAGTGAGCAGCTGACTGAGAACGGTCGCTGGGGACTTGAGATTCCAAGTACAGGCTATCAGTATTGGATGTTCCAAGCTTTAGCCCTTCAAGCAAGCGGAGGACAGAACATTATGTCTGCTGATGGAACGGAGGTTTATTTTGACACACCAGAGAATCTAGAGGCGTTGGAGTTTTATGTTGATTTAGGAAGTAAACATAACGTTATGCCACAAGGAATTATTGAGTGGGCTACTGTGCCATCTGATTTTATTAGCGGAAATACAGCAATGATGTTTCACACAACAGGAAACCTGACCAGAGTGAAGGAAGAGGCGGATTTTGAATTTGGTGTAGCGTACCTACCAGCTAAAAAGGATCATGGTACACCTACGGGTGGAGGAAATATCTATATGTTTAAAGATATTCCTGATGAAAATAAAGAAGCAGCTGTTAAATTTATTGAGTTTTTAACGGAGCCAGCAAGAGTAGCTCAATGGTCAATGGATACAGGCTATGTGGCGACTAGACAATCAGCGTATGATACCGATGAGCTGCAAAGTTATGTAGATGAATTCCCAGAAGCTAAAGTGGCTTTAGATCAGCTTGAGTATGCGGATAGTGAGCTTTCTACCTTTGAAAACGGGCGTGTACAAAAAATCTTAAATGACGCCCTTCAAGCAGCTTTAACAGGAAGCATTTCACCTGAGGAAGCATTGAAGCGAGCTCAAAATGAAGCGGATGAGGTGCTCAAAAGCTATCAGGATTAG